Proteins encoded by one window of Arachis hypogaea cultivar Tifrunner chromosome 1, arahy.Tifrunner.gnm2.J5K5, whole genome shotgun sequence:
- the LOC112801594 gene encoding novel plant SNARE 11, with amino-acid sequence MDQLSAISEELAEIDGRIADNFRSLANGFQKLDKIKDSSRQSRQLEDLTDKMRDSKRLIKEFDKEVKALEANFDRETTKMLNDKKQSMIKELNSYVALKKQYASNIENKKIELFEGANEGFAEENVLLASSMTNQQLMDNGNRMMDETDQAIERGKKVVQETITVGTETAAALKAQTEQMSRIVNELDSIHFSIKRASQLVKEIGRQVATDKCIMGLLFLIVAGVVAIIIVKLVHPNNKDIRDIPGLAPPAMNRRLLWSQSHS; translated from the exons ATGGATCAATTGTCAGCTATCAGTGAGGAACTCGCAGAGATCGATGGCCGCATAGCCGATAATTTCCGCTCTCTAGC GAATGGCTTCCAGAAGCTTGACAAGATTAAAGATTCCAGCAGGCAGAGCAGGCAGCTCGAAGACCTCACTGACAAAATGCGCGACTCCAAACG TCTTATAAAAGAGTTCGATAAAGAGGTGAAAGCTTTGGAGGCTAATTTTGACAGAGAAACCACCAAAATGTTGAATGACAAGAAGCAGTCCATG atcaaagagctcaATTCATATGTCGCTTTGAAAAAACA ATATGCTTCAAATATTGAGAATAAGAAAATTGAGCTGTTTGAGGGAGCCAATGAAGGTTTTGCAGAAGAAAATGTCTTGTTAGCATCTT CAATGACAAATCAACAGCTAATGGATAATGGGAATCGGATGATGGATGAGACAGATCAAGCCATTGAGAGGGGAAAGAag GTTGTTCAAGAAACAATAACTGTCGGTACAGAGACTGCAGCAGCTCTGAAGGCTCAG ACAGAACAAATGAGCAGAATTGTCAATGAATTGGATTCTATCCATTTCTCTATAAAGAGAGCCTCTCAGTTGGTCAAGGAAATCGGTAGGCAG GTTGCTACTGACAAGTGTATTATGGGATTACTTTTCCTTATTGTAGCTGGAGTAGTTGCTATCATTATTGTAAAG CTTGTACACCCAAACAACAAGGACATCCGAGACATTCCCGGATTAGCTCCTCCAGCCATGAACAGAAGACTGCTTTGGAGTCAAAGTCACAGTTAA